The following coding sequences are from one Collimonas arenae window:
- a CDS encoding helix-turn-helix domain-containing protein has product MMNVSEFKEELPATLAVFLRQRRLTQRTESGKRISLTAMHRRCGLSVPVLSKLETGRVVDPCGSTIKRVLAGYELTFDDFAKYLPDVNSGMGK; this is encoded by the coding sequence ATGATGAATGTAAGCGAATTCAAAGAAGAACTGCCGGCCACGCTGGCTGTCTTTTTGAGGCAGAGGCGTTTGACGCAAAGAACTGAAAGCGGAAAAAGAATATCGCTGACGGCGATGCATCGTCGTTGCGGTTTATCTGTGCCGGTATTGAGCAAATTGGAGACCGGCCGGGTCGTCGATCCATGCGGATCGACCATCAAGCGCGTGCTGGCCGGTTACGAACTGACCTTTGATGATTTTGCAAAATATCTGCCCGATGTCAATTCCGGAATGGGCAAGTGA
- the flgB gene encoding flagellar basal body rod protein FlgB: protein MVDKLDAALRFQQEALNLRARRQEVLSANIAHSDTPNYKARDFDFSSSLTQAMAQGRQSQSVSMATTSARHIQAESTIANDPDLLYRVPTQSSIDGNTVEMDVERVNFTDNAIHYESGLTIIGAQIKTMLSAVQQ, encoded by the coding sequence ATGGTTGATAAACTGGATGCAGCATTGCGCTTTCAGCAGGAAGCGCTGAATTTGCGGGCGCGGCGGCAGGAAGTCTTGTCGGCGAATATCGCCCATTCCGACACGCCGAATTACAAGGCGCGCGATTTCGATTTCAGCAGTAGCCTGACCCAGGCGATGGCGCAGGGCCGGCAGTCGCAATCGGTATCGATGGCGACCACCTCCGCGCGCCACATTCAGGCTGAGTCGACAATCGCCAACGATCCGGATCTTCTGTATCGCGTGCCGACCCAATCCAGCATCGATGGCAATACGGTTGAAATGGATGTCGAGCGCGTCAACTTCACCGATAACGCGATCCACTACGAATCAGGGCTGACCATCATCGGCGCTCAGATAAAAACAATGCTGTCGGCGGTGCAGCAATGA
- the flgC gene encoding flagellar basal body rod protein FlgC encodes MNIFDVAGSAMSAQSQRMNVTASNLANADSVAGPDGQAYRAKQVVFAVASSGDPQDPSATIGGVQVAGVVEDQSPLRMVYDPKHPMANADGYVTMPNVNAVEEMVNMISASRSYQANVEVLNTAKTMMLKTLSIGQ; translated from the coding sequence ATGAATATTTTCGACGTTGCCGGTTCCGCCATGAGCGCGCAATCGCAACGCATGAATGTCACCGCCAGCAACCTGGCGAATGCTGACAGCGTGGCCGGGCCGGACGGTCAGGCATATCGCGCCAAGCAGGTGGTGTTCGCGGTAGCGTCATCAGGCGACCCGCAGGATCCGTCGGCGACCATCGGCGGCGTCCAGGTGGCAGGCGTGGTCGAGGATCAGTCTCCATTGCGGATGGTCTACGACCCCAAGCATCCGATGGCCAACGCTGACGGTTACGTCACCATGCCCAACGTCAATGCAGTCGAGGAGATGGTCAACATGATTTCCGCTTCGCGCTCGTACCAGGCGAACGTCGAAGTACTGAATACCGCCAAGACCATGATGCTGAAGACGCTTAGCATCGGTCAGTAA